In Lacibacter sp. H375, one DNA window encodes the following:
- a CDS encoding GIY-YIG nuclease family protein, giving the protein MLSHCYILFSVKLNKYYVGSTSDLERRLDDHNRGKEKFSSTGIPWELVYAEPFEELAMARRRELEIKKKMSRKYIESLINSAG; this is encoded by the coding sequence ATGCTGTCACACTGTTACATACTTTTTAGTGTAAAGCTTAACAAATACTATGTTGGTTCTACATCCGATCTTGAAAGACGTTTGGACGATCACAACAGAGGTAAAGAGAAATTTAGCAGTACAGGTATCCCGTGGGAATTGGTATATGCTGAACCTTTTGAAGAACTGGCTATGGCCAGAAGAAGGGAGTTGGAAATTAAAAAGAAGATGAGCCGAAAGTATATTGAATCGCTCATAAACTCAGCTGGATAG
- the ung gene encoding uracil-DNA glycosylase: MDVQIEDSWKEELKQEFSKAYFQQIVTFLKTEKIQGKTIYPPGSLIFNAFTQTPFNNVKVVIIGQDPYHGPGQAHGLCFSVQDGINPPPSLINIYKEIEKDMGVGMSAKHGNLIKWAQQGVLLLNAFLTVRANEPASHSKIGWENFTNAVIKTISDHKQGVVFLLWGKFAQEKQSLIDETKHHVLKAAHPSPFSADKGFFGCKHFSKTNELLLQEGLEPIDWKLP, encoded by the coding sequence ATGGATGTTCAGATAGAAGATAGTTGGAAAGAGGAACTGAAACAGGAGTTTAGCAAAGCCTATTTTCAGCAGATCGTGACCTTCCTTAAAACTGAAAAGATACAGGGCAAGACGATTTACCCACCCGGCTCCCTCATTTTTAATGCTTTTACACAGACACCCTTCAATAATGTAAAGGTGGTGATCATTGGTCAGGACCCCTACCATGGGCCTGGTCAGGCACACGGCCTTTGCTTTTCAGTACAGGATGGAATTAACCCTCCGCCCTCACTTATAAATATCTATAAGGAAATAGAAAAAGACATGGGCGTGGGTATGTCGGCAAAGCATGGTAATCTCATTAAATGGGCACAACAGGGTGTTTTGCTGCTCAATGCTTTTCTAACGGTTAGAGCAAATGAACCTGCCAGTCATTCAAAAATTGGCTGGGAGAATTTTACGAATGCAGTGATCAAAACTATTTCAGATCATAAACAAGGAGTTGTGTTTTTGCTTTGGGGAAAATTTGCGCAAGAAAAACAAAGCCTGATCGATGAAACCAAACATCATGTGTTGAAAGCGGCTCACCCCTCTCCTTTCAGCGCCGATAAAGGTTTTTTTGGTTGCAAACATTTTTCAAAGACAAACGAGTTG